A single Pseudoalteromonas phenolica DNA region contains:
- a CDS encoding S41 family peptidase, whose amino-acid sequence MLSLYISFASIASTTSFTQQQANEILYHIHTYYVDDLPLSQYHKSNLTDVFEQLDPYSKYLTASELDSLFSAANGRYTGIGIEVEEIDNRIVILGTLPGSPAEQAGIEGGDKLVAINSEDVTKRDIAHISKLLKKAALKTIYITVERAKSELTLALRREEINVESVFSQLLTNQNAYISLQSFNNHSYHDVARHINKLISNNGGPLSGLVIDLRDNPGGTLSSAVAISDLFLQAGTIVTTKGRFYDANQQFVAQHGDILNGAPIVVLINEQSASAAEILAGALQDNQRAIVVGSKSYGKGSVQSLIPIGDGTTALKLTTAKYFTPSGRSIDGVGIKPNILLTEQGLSHLNKRAIMAGELSNNRDKLALLDKHLVDAKEYYKDKN is encoded by the coding sequence ATGCTGAGTCTTTATATCAGCTTTGCATCGATTGCATCTACTACATCATTCACTCAGCAACAAGCCAACGAAATTCTCTACCATATTCATACTTATTATGTAGATGATTTACCGCTTAGTCAGTATCACAAAAGCAACTTAACCGATGTATTTGAGCAACTTGATCCTTATTCTAAATATTTAACTGCCAGTGAACTCGACAGCTTATTTAGTGCCGCTAATGGCCGTTACACCGGTATTGGTATTGAAGTAGAAGAGATTGATAATCGCATTGTAATTTTAGGGACACTCCCAGGTTCACCCGCAGAACAAGCTGGCATTGAAGGTGGCGATAAATTGGTAGCGATAAACTCTGAAGATGTCACAAAAAGAGACATCGCACACATTTCAAAGCTACTAAAAAAAGCGGCGCTAAAAACTATCTATATCACCGTAGAGCGTGCGAAGAGTGAGTTGACTCTAGCACTGAGACGGGAAGAAATTAACGTCGAAAGTGTGTTTAGCCAACTGTTGACTAATCAAAATGCCTACATTTCTCTGCAGAGCTTTAATAATCATAGTTACCATGACGTAGCGCGTCATATAAATAAATTGATTTCAAATAATGGGGGTCCGCTTTCAGGATTGGTTATTGATTTGCGTGATAATCCTGGCGGCACATTAAGCAGTGCGGTCGCCATTTCAGATTTATTTTTACAAGCTGGTACTATAGTTACCACTAAAGGACGCTTTTATGATGCAAACCAACAATTTGTCGCACAACATGGTGATATTTTAAATGGTGCGCCGATTGTGGTTTTAATCAACGAGCAGTCAGCTTCTGCGGCTGAAATCTTAGCTGGCGCTTTGCAAGACAACCAACGTGCTATCGTTGTTGGCAGCAAATCTTACGGTAAAGGCTCTGTACAATCTCTTATCCCCATCGGCGATGGCACAACAGCACTGAAACTCACGACAGCAAAATACTTTACGCCGTCCGGTCGTTCAATAGATGGAGTGGGTATTAAACCGAATATTTTACTGACCGAACAAGGACTTTCACATTTAAATAAACGCGCTATAATGGCTGGTGAACTTTCGAACAACAGAGATAAATTAGCCTTGTTAGACAAGCATTTAGTTGATGCGAAAGAGTACTATAAAGATAAAAATTAA